A window from Pseudomonas alloputida encodes these proteins:
- a CDS encoding acyl-CoA thioesterase, with protein sequence MNHLRRREHYRHYTPITTRWHDNDVYGHVNNVVYYSFFDSAVNRLLVREGGLDIDQGRVIALVVSSACDYQAPVAFPHDIEVGLAVSRLGNTSVHYQLAVFLSGQPLACATGRFVHVFVDREGRRPVPVPDCLRHVLSELQPLSSEEQPS encoded by the coding sequence ATGAACCACCTCCGGCGACGTGAACACTATCGGCACTACACGCCCATAACCACTCGGTGGCACGACAACGATGTCTATGGCCACGTGAACAACGTGGTCTATTACAGCTTTTTCGACAGCGCCGTGAACCGCCTGCTGGTGCGGGAGGGCGGGTTGGATATCGACCAGGGGAGGGTGATCGCGCTGGTGGTCAGCTCCGCCTGCGACTACCAGGCGCCGGTGGCCTTCCCGCATGACATCGAAGTGGGCCTTGCGGTGAGCCGGTTGGGCAACACCTCGGTGCACTATCAGTTGGCGGTGTTCCTCTCCGGCCAGCCACTGGCCTGTGCCACCGGCCGCTTCGTCCATGTATTCGTCGACCGCGAAGGGCGGCGTCCGGTGCCGGTGCCTGACTGCCTACGGCATGTGTTGAGCGAACTGCAGCCCCTATCCTCTGAGGAACAGCCATCATGA
- a CDS encoding iron-containing alcohol dehydrogenase, with the protein MQPFSFATTAQILCEPGAVQRLAGLCRERGAKRVLIISDPGIARLGMLDDLLPGFTAAKVGVAIFSEVTADPSEACVLAAAQRARHIGADLVVGFGGGSSMDVAKLVALLAHRDCSQPIAELYGIDRAKGRRLPLIQVPTTAGTGSEVTPIAIVTTGATTKMGIVSPLLLPDLAVLDAVCTLGLPSAVTAATGIDAMVHAIEAYTSRLKRNPLSSLLAREALRLLADNLDQAVHNGGNLQARQAMLLGACLAGQAFANAPVAAVHALAYPLGGHFHVPHGLANALVLPHVLRFNLPVAAVDYAELAVPLLGARLQPGDQRQQAEQFVAELAALSSRCGLPDRLRDADVPRHRLGQLAEDAMQQQRLLVNNPREVTQADALAIYEAAY; encoded by the coding sequence ATGCAGCCTTTCAGCTTTGCCACCACTGCGCAGATCCTCTGCGAACCCGGCGCGGTGCAGCGCCTTGCAGGTCTGTGCCGTGAGCGCGGTGCCAAGCGTGTTTTGATTATCAGTGACCCGGGTATCGCCCGCCTTGGCATGCTCGATGACCTGCTGCCGGGGTTCACGGCAGCCAAGGTCGGTGTGGCGATCTTCAGTGAGGTTACGGCCGACCCCAGCGAGGCATGCGTGCTGGCGGCCGCCCAGCGCGCCCGGCATATCGGCGCCGACCTGGTGGTGGGGTTCGGCGGCGGCAGCTCGATGGATGTGGCCAAGCTGGTTGCGCTGCTGGCCCACCGCGATTGTTCGCAGCCCATCGCCGAGCTGTACGGCATCGACAGGGCCAAGGGCCGCCGGCTGCCGTTGATCCAGGTGCCCACCACGGCAGGTACCGGTTCGGAGGTGACGCCGATCGCCATCGTCACCACCGGCGCCACCACCAAGATGGGCATTGTTTCGCCGCTGCTGTTGCCAGACCTGGCAGTGCTCGACGCCGTCTGCACCCTCGGCCTGCCATCGGCGGTGACTGCTGCTACCGGTATCGATGCCATGGTGCATGCCATCGAAGCCTATACCAGCCGCCTCAAACGTAACCCGCTGTCCAGCCTGCTGGCCCGTGAGGCGCTGCGGCTGCTGGCGGATAACCTTGACCAGGCTGTGCACAACGGCGGCAACCTGCAGGCCCGCCAGGCCATGCTGTTGGGGGCTTGCCTGGCCGGCCAGGCCTTTGCCAATGCACCGGTGGCGGCGGTGCATGCCCTGGCCTATCCGCTGGGTGGGCACTTTCATGTTCCCCATGGCCTGGCCAACGCGCTGGTGTTGCCGCATGTGCTGCGCTTCAACCTGCCGGTGGCGGCAGTGGACTACGCCGAATTGGCCGTGCCGCTGTTGGGGGCCCGTTTGCAGCCCGGTGATCAGCGCCAGCAGGCAGAACAATTCGTGGCCGAGCTGGCCGCGCTGAGCAGCCGCTGCGGGTTACCTGACCGCCTGCGCGACGCCGATGTACCGCGTCATCGGCTTGGCCAGCTGGCCGAAGACGCGATGCAACAGCAGCGCCTTTTGGTCAATAACCCGCGTGAAGTCACCCAGGCCGATGCGTTGGCCATCTATGAGGCAGCCTACTGA
- the mtlD gene encoding bifunctional mannitol-1-phosphate dehydrogenase/phosphatase, with protein sequence MLFFHGKQIFSAIFDMDGTLFDTERLRFRTLKQASLEIFGKALSEQTLIGSLGLSAKKAEALAKAHNGEDFPYAQIRQRADELELEYVRNHGVPIKAGLLEVLERLRKSGLTMAVATSSRRAIAEEYLINANVLKYFDITVCGDEVGQGKPHPEIFLKAARALNCEPGQCFMVEDSENGMLSAMRAEGQAILIEDIKPPAPEIKAGALKAYRSMHEFLADLSECVPDLGMPALSEPFPASMNQFSVGIHGFGAIGGGYLTQVFSHWDGYTRPREIIAATRSRMLRESVSAFGRYSVRYGATSFDQTIDNVRMIDMDDDDAVISMYTTAEIIGLSLPEQAIRSQARVIAQGLLQRFERRGRELTLLIVLNKVGGAAFVRRHVQAELSLLCPPAISEQVLQKTHFAETVVSRIVSKLGNDALVRQLRIKSQMFQNSLEDEPASTRKSSTPLPEYERLIGHFRPFAQPSSAMSQLHLVLFNSEADMPLYAERGSDLLERLRQVKTVPDIAQIQIIKNRLWNGPHAIVAWYASLLGHAWVGQGMGDARVSELAERLIRQEVAPALVAEYPQMAEVVSRFAEAFLERCKTSFKDPCARVGRDPLRKLQRNERILSSIDLARKHGIATPALAFGAGLAIHHALNCSNSKDLESQAIRQVYLDNQESVEAVLTHANKPFPGLCPVKDAELIAAIREGFRQLPQPAPRHAVAVGS encoded by the coding sequence ATGCTTTTCTTTCACGGTAAACAGATTTTCAGCGCCATCTTCGATATGGATGGCACCCTCTTCGACACCGAGCGCCTGCGCTTCAGGACACTCAAGCAAGCTTCTCTGGAAATCTTCGGCAAAGCGCTGAGCGAGCAGACCCTGATTGGCTCGCTGGGCCTGAGCGCAAAAAAGGCCGAAGCCCTCGCCAAGGCGCATAACGGCGAAGACTTCCCTTACGCACAAATCCGCCAACGCGCGGATGAACTTGAACTGGAGTATGTGCGCAATCACGGCGTACCGATCAAGGCCGGCCTGCTGGAGGTGCTGGAGCGCTTGCGCAAATCAGGCCTGACCATGGCGGTGGCCACGTCCAGCCGCCGTGCCATCGCCGAGGAATACCTGATCAACGCCAACGTGCTGAAGTACTTCGACATCACCGTTTGTGGCGATGAAGTGGGCCAAGGCAAACCCCACCCCGAGATTTTCCTGAAAGCCGCCCGCGCGCTCAATTGCGAGCCAGGCCAGTGCTTCATGGTCGAGGACTCGGAAAACGGCATGCTGTCAGCGATGCGCGCCGAAGGGCAGGCGATCCTGATCGAGGACATCAAGCCGCCTGCGCCGGAAATCAAGGCAGGCGCGCTCAAAGCCTACCGCAGCATGCATGAATTTCTCGCCGACCTGAGCGAGTGCGTACCCGACCTGGGCATGCCTGCATTGAGCGAGCCGTTCCCGGCCTCGATGAACCAGTTCAGCGTGGGCATTCATGGTTTCGGCGCCATCGGCGGCGGTTACCTGACGCAGGTATTTTCCCATTGGGACGGCTACACCCGACCGCGTGAAATCATTGCCGCAACCCGCTCGCGCATGCTGCGCGAAAGCGTCAGCGCCTTCGGCCGCTACAGCGTGCGCTACGGTGCCACGTCGTTCGACCAGACCATCGACAACGTGCGCATGATCGACATGGACGACGACGACGCGGTCATCAGCATGTACACCACTGCCGAAATCATCGGCCTGAGCCTGCCCGAGCAGGCCATCAGAAGCCAGGCCAGGGTGATCGCCCAAGGCCTGCTGCAACGCTTCGAGCGCCGAGGCCGCGAGCTGACCCTGCTGATCGTGCTGAACAAGGTTGGCGGTGCAGCGTTCGTGCGGCGTCATGTGCAAGCCGAGTTGTCGCTACTGTGCCCGCCTGCGATCAGCGAGCAGGTTTTGCAGAAGACCCATTTCGCCGAAACGGTGGTCAGCCGCATCGTGTCCAAACTGGGCAATGACGCGCTGGTACGGCAGCTGCGCATCAAGTCGCAGATGTTCCAGAACAGCCTGGAAGACGAGCCCGCAAGCACACGCAAATCTTCAACGCCGCTACCGGAGTACGAACGGCTGATCGGCCACTTCAGGCCTTTTGCACAGCCCAGCAGCGCCATGAGCCAGCTGCATCTGGTGCTGTTCAACAGTGAAGCCGACATGCCGCTTTACGCCGAACGCGGCAGCGATCTGCTCGAACGCCTGCGCCAGGTGAAGACAGTGCCAGACATTGCCCAGATCCAGATCATCAAGAACCGCCTGTGGAACGGCCCGCACGCCATTGTGGCCTGGTACGCCAGCCTGCTGGGCCATGCCTGGGTCGGCCAGGGCATGGGCGATGCGCGGGTGAGTGAACTGGCCGAGCGCCTGATTCGCCAGGAGGTCGCGCCCGCACTGGTGGCCGAATACCCACAGATGGCCGAGGTGGTCAGCCGCTTTGCCGAGGCATTTCTCGAGCGCTGCAAAACCTCGTTCAAAGACCCCTGCGCCCGGGTAGGCCGCGACCCCTTGCGCAAGCTGCAACGCAACGAACGCATCCTCAGCAGCATCGACCTTGCCCGCAAGCACGGTATTGCAACCCCGGCCCTGGCGTTTGGCGCCGGGCTCGCCATTCACCACGCCCTGAACTGCAGCAACAGCAAGGACCTGGAAAGCCAGGCAATCAGGCAGGTTTACCTGGATAACCAGGAAAGCGTCGAAGCCGTGCTCACCCATGCCAACAAACCTTTCCCCGGGTTGTGCCCCGTCAAGGACGCGGAACTGATCGCTGCCATCCGTGAAGGCTTCCGCCAATTGCCACAGCCGGCTCCGCGTCACGCGGTTGCTGTAGGCTCATAA
- a CDS encoding 3-hydroxyacyl-CoA dehydrogenase, translated as MNTPFPINQVAVIGAGTMGRGIVISLANAGLSVLWLDCNAAALEAGLGMVSQAWAQQVDKQRITQAQADACLARVQAVDGYPALAEADLVIEAVYENLALKQEIFCALDAHLKPRAILASNTSALDIDAIAAVTQRPSQVLGLHFFSPAHVMKLLEIVRGTHTDQKVLDAAKALGERMGKVAIVAGNCPGFIGNRMLRSYVGEARKLLLEGALPHQVDAVLQQFGFAMGPFRMYDVVGIDLEWRARQLAGQGMHDPLVQVDNALCELGRLGQKTGQGYYRYAPGSRQAEHDPQVDALVLQVSQNLGYRRRGISAEEILERCLLALVNEGAKVLQEGIAASSGDIDQVWLHGYGFPAATGGPMRWADEQGAPFILARLEYLQGVLGEHWRPAGLLYSLVAGGKRFEPRGEVQA; from the coding sequence GTGAATACTCCCTTCCCGATCAATCAGGTGGCTGTGATAGGTGCAGGCACCATGGGCCGCGGCATCGTCATCAGCCTGGCCAACGCCGGGCTGTCGGTGCTGTGGCTGGACTGCAACGCGGCAGCGCTCGAAGCCGGGCTGGGCATGGTCAGCCAGGCCTGGGCCCAGCAGGTGGACAAGCAGCGCATCACCCAGGCCCAGGCCGACGCCTGCCTGGCGCGTGTGCAGGCAGTGGACGGCTATCCGGCGTTGGCGGAGGCCGACCTGGTGATTGAAGCGGTGTATGAAAACCTGGCGCTCAAGCAGGAAATCTTCTGTGCACTGGATGCACACCTCAAGCCACGGGCGATCCTGGCCAGCAACACCTCGGCGCTGGACATCGACGCGATTGCCGCCGTCACCCAGCGGCCGTCCCAGGTCCTGGGGCTGCATTTCTTCAGCCCTGCGCATGTCATGAAGCTGCTCGAAATCGTGCGTGGGACGCACACCGATCAGAAGGTGCTCGATGCCGCCAAAGCGCTGGGCGAGCGCATGGGCAAGGTGGCGATAGTGGCAGGCAACTGCCCTGGTTTCATTGGCAATCGCATGTTGCGCAGCTATGTGGGCGAAGCGCGCAAGTTGCTGCTTGAAGGGGCGTTGCCACATCAGGTGGATGCGGTACTGCAGCAGTTCGGCTTCGCCATGGGGCCGTTCCGCATGTACGACGTGGTGGGCATCGACCTGGAGTGGCGCGCCCGGCAGTTGGCCGGGCAAGGCATGCACGACCCGCTGGTGCAGGTCGATAATGCGCTGTGCGAGCTCGGCCGCCTTGGGCAGAAGACCGGGCAGGGCTATTACCGCTATGCCCCCGGCAGCCGGCAGGCCGAGCATGACCCGCAGGTCGACGCGTTGGTGCTGCAGGTGTCCCAGAACCTTGGCTACCGACGTCGGGGCATCAGTGCCGAGGAAATCCTCGAACGTTGCCTGCTGGCACTGGTCAACGAAGGGGCGAAGGTTCTCCAGGAAGGTATCGCCGCCAGCAGCGGCGACATCGACCAGGTCTGGCTCCACGGCTATGGCTTCCCGGCTGCCACTGGCGGGCCCATGCGCTGGGCTGACGAACAAGGGGCGCCGTTTATCCTGGCCCGGCTGGAATACCTACAGGGCGTGCTTGGCGAGCATTGGCGCCCGGCAGGGCTGCTCTACTCACTCGTGGCCGGTGGCAAGCGTTTCGAACCGCGTGGGGAGGTTCAGGCATGA
- a CDS encoding acyl-CoA dehydrogenase C-terminal domain-containing protein — MNYQAPLRDMRFVLHELFDLSGHCQQLGIELDRDTLDGILEEAARFTGQIIAPLNRNSDEQGCQWVGGEVTTPDGMRDAYRQYVEHGWASMTGPQAYGGQGLPQMASASFHEMLMAASLSFRIYSGLTEGAVLALHRHGSEPLKQAYLSRMVSGEWAGTMCLTEPQAGTDLALLRTRAQPEADGSYRITGSKIFISGGEQDLTDNIVHLVLARLPDAPAGVRGISLFLVPKLLPGGERNALGCGALEHKMGIKGASTCVMNFDGAQGWLVGEANQGLACMFTMMNDARFQVGLQGLGIAEAAFQGGLAYARERLQSRSLAGPVAAEKPADPIIVHPDVRRMLLTQKTLTEGCRMLGIYTARQLDLEHAAKSAPARQAAARRAALLIPIVKAFFTDVGQEVASLGVQVYGGHGYIREWGMEQLMRDSRITQLYEGTNGIQALDLIRRKVLGDGGAELNLLIDEMAPHVRAANALGGLQAMATGVGQRLEEWRALSGHVVEACERDPQESGAVSVDFLAYSAYVLLAAMWLQAAVRAQATLATGSAETAFYRAKLDAATFYWRRILPRATAHREALLGGADCLMALPASDFAF; from the coding sequence ATGAACTACCAGGCGCCCCTTCGCGACATGCGTTTCGTGCTGCATGAACTGTTCGACCTGAGCGGACATTGCCAGCAACTCGGTATCGAACTGGACCGCGACACCCTCGACGGCATCCTTGAGGAGGCCGCACGTTTCACTGGCCAGATCATCGCACCGCTCAATCGCAACAGTGACGAACAGGGCTGTCAGTGGGTGGGCGGTGAGGTCACCACCCCGGACGGCATGCGGGACGCCTATCGGCAATACGTCGAACATGGCTGGGCCAGCATGACCGGGCCGCAGGCCTATGGTGGGCAGGGTCTGCCGCAGATGGCATCGGCCAGCTTCCATGAAATGCTGATGGCGGCGTCGTTGTCGTTCCGCATCTACTCCGGCCTGACCGAGGGCGCGGTCCTGGCGTTGCATCGCCATGGCAGCGAGCCACTCAAGCAGGCCTACCTGAGCCGTATGGTCAGTGGCGAGTGGGCCGGCACCATGTGCCTGACCGAGCCGCAGGCCGGCACCGACCTGGCGTTGCTGCGTACCCGCGCCCAGCCGGAAGCGGACGGCAGCTACCGCATTACCGGCAGCAAGATATTCATCAGTGGTGGCGAGCAGGACCTGACCGACAACATTGTTCATCTGGTACTCGCGCGCCTGCCTGATGCGCCGGCCGGTGTCAGGGGCATCAGCCTGTTCCTGGTGCCCAAGCTGCTGCCCGGTGGCGAGCGCAATGCGCTGGGCTGCGGGGCGCTGGAGCACAAGATGGGCATCAAGGGGGCCTCGACCTGCGTGATGAACTTCGACGGTGCCCAGGGCTGGCTGGTGGGGGAGGCCAACCAGGGCCTGGCCTGCATGTTCACCATGATGAACGATGCCCGCTTCCAGGTCGGCCTGCAGGGGCTTGGTATTGCCGAGGCCGCTTTTCAGGGAGGGCTGGCCTACGCCCGGGAGCGTCTGCAGTCGCGCTCGCTTGCCGGGCCGGTGGCAGCGGAAAAGCCTGCCGATCCGATCATCGTCCATCCAGACGTGCGGCGCATGCTGCTGACCCAGAAGACCCTTACCGAGGGCTGTCGCATGCTGGGCATCTACACCGCTCGGCAACTGGACCTGGAGCATGCTGCGAAAAGTGCACCGGCGCGCCAGGCCGCAGCTCGGCGGGCGGCGTTGCTGATCCCTATCGTCAAGGCGTTCTTCACCGACGTCGGTCAGGAAGTCGCCAGTCTTGGGGTGCAGGTGTACGGCGGTCACGGCTACATCCGCGAGTGGGGCATGGAGCAGTTGATGCGCGATAGCCGCATCACCCAGCTTTATGAAGGCACCAACGGCATACAGGCCCTCGACCTGATACGCCGCAAGGTCCTGGGGGACGGCGGGGCCGAGCTCAATCTGCTGATCGACGAAATGGCGCCGCACGTCAGGGCTGCCAATGCGCTCGGCGGCCTGCAGGCCATGGCGACGGGCGTGGGGCAACGTCTGGAGGAGTGGCGCGCCTTGTCCGGCCATGTGGTCGAGGCCTGTGAACGTGACCCTCAGGAGTCAGGGGCAGTGTCGGTTGATTTTCTTGCCTACTCGGCCTACGTGCTGTTGGCGGCGATGTGGTTGCAAGCGGCTGTGCGCGCTCAAGCAACACTTGCCACCGGCAGCGCGGAAACAGCCTTCTACAGGGCCAAGCTTGACGCCGCAACGTTCTACTGGCGGCGGATCCTGCCCCGCGCCACTGCTCACCGCGAGGCCCTGCTGGGTGGCGCGGATTGCCTGATGGCGTTACCGGCGAGCGATTTCGCGTTCTAG
- a CDS encoding LysR family transcriptional regulator, which translates to MEYELQDIRSFVKIAELGSFHEAAEALHLSQPALSRRIKKLEEGLGTSLLERTTRRVSLTSVGRDFLPKARRLLDDFEDSILSIRELAERQTGQVTLACIPTAAFYFLPSVIRDYNEQYPKIRIRLLDLSANDGLEAVLRGEADFGINMMSGQHPDIEFVSLVQEHFVLACRRDHPLANRASVTWTELADYRLIGVGRLSGNRMLLDHALSGLNLRPKWFYEVQHLSTSLGMVEAGLGVSAMPSLAMPNADHPTLVSVPLIEPQVTRTLGLVYRRGASLSPAAEKFVSILLQKWPNR; encoded by the coding sequence ATGGAATATGAGCTGCAAGACATCAGATCTTTCGTGAAAATCGCCGAACTGGGCAGTTTCCATGAGGCCGCCGAAGCGCTCCACTTGTCCCAGCCGGCCCTGAGCCGACGGATCAAGAAGCTGGAGGAAGGCCTGGGCACCTCGCTACTGGAACGCACCACTCGCCGGGTCAGCCTGACCAGCGTGGGCCGCGACTTCCTGCCCAAGGCCAGGCGCCTGCTGGATGATTTTGAAGACTCGATCCTCAGCATCCGCGAGCTGGCCGAGCGCCAGACCGGTCAGGTTACCCTCGCCTGCATTCCTACCGCGGCGTTCTACTTCCTGCCGTCGGTGATCCGCGATTACAACGAGCAATACCCGAAAATCCGCATTCGCCTGCTGGACCTTAGCGCCAACGACGGGCTCGAAGCCGTGCTGCGCGGCGAGGCCGACTTCGGCATCAACATGATGAGTGGCCAGCACCCGGACATCGAGTTTGTCTCGCTGGTGCAGGAGCACTTTGTACTGGCCTGCCGGCGTGACCACCCACTGGCGAATCGCGCCTCCGTTACCTGGACAGAGCTGGCTGATTACCGCCTGATCGGCGTCGGCCGCCTGAGTGGCAACCGCATGCTGCTGGACCATGCGTTGTCCGGGCTCAACCTGCGGCCCAAGTGGTTCTACGAAGTGCAACACCTGTCCACGTCGCTGGGCATGGTCGAGGCCGGGCTGGGCGTGTCGGCCATGCCCAGCCTGGCCATGCCCAATGCCGACCACCCCACGCTGGTGAGCGTGCCGTTGATCGAGCCGCAAGTCACCCGCACGCTAGGGCTGGTGTACCGGCGCGGCGCATCGCTGTCGCCGGCTGCGGAGAAATTCGTTTCGATCCTGCTGCAGAAATGGCCAAATCGCTGA
- a CDS encoding DUF3144 domain-containing protein → MTQATDQAFYDRADAHIELANQQIEKFEDLGKVSASLTFGAARFSAWMSARSFKSGAELGAAREEILKYFCDQYRMMLEDNLDEHIEHFDRYMLGKND, encoded by the coding sequence ATGACCCAAGCTACCGACCAGGCCTTTTACGATCGTGCCGATGCGCACATCGAACTGGCGAACCAGCAGATCGAAAAGTTCGAGGACCTGGGCAAGGTAAGCGCCTCGCTGACCTTCGGTGCCGCGCGCTTCAGCGCCTGGATGAGCGCCCGCAGCTTCAAGAGCGGCGCGGAGCTGGGCGCGGCACGGGAAGAGATTCTGAAGTACTTCTGCGATCAGTACCGGATGATGCTCGAGGACAACCTCGATGAGCATATCGAGCATTTTGACCGGTACATGCTGGGTAAGAACGACTAA
- a CDS encoding LysR family transcriptional regulator, whose translation MPYIFSMNISNFDLNLLRVFDMLLREQNVSRAAERLALTQPTVSNALARLRDQLGDPLLVRVGRRMRPTPRALALEGPIRAALQQIEQTLGTGDGFEPQRSHRQLRIALTDFVEQLCMPPLLARLELLAPNVRIDVVHLAPNLPAEALDRGDLDLVLGRFDEVPARFTRHPWRRETLQIALRQQHPHLAPGQALDLDAFLGLRHIWVHGGQTRGMVDQWLAEQGLTRQIAYTTPNYLQAAHLAAATDMCVVLPRQLAQQFAHLLPLAVHELPFALEPFELEVVHLSHRQHDPALAWLVEQILTLPPA comes from the coding sequence ATGCCATATATTTTCAGCATGAATATTTCGAACTTCGACCTGAACCTGCTGCGCGTCTTCGACATGTTGCTGCGTGAACAGAATGTATCCCGGGCAGCCGAGCGTCTGGCCCTGACCCAGCCGACCGTGAGCAATGCCCTGGCGCGCCTGCGTGACCAGCTGGGTGACCCGCTGCTGGTCCGCGTGGGCCGGCGCATGCGCCCGACGCCACGGGCCTTGGCACTGGAGGGGCCGATACGTGCGGCGTTACAGCAGATCGAGCAGACGCTGGGCACCGGCGATGGTTTCGAGCCTCAGCGCAGCCATCGCCAGCTGCGCATCGCCCTCACCGATTTCGTCGAACAGCTGTGCATGCCGCCACTCCTGGCGCGGCTGGAGCTACTGGCACCCAACGTGCGCATCGACGTGGTGCACCTGGCCCCCAACCTGCCGGCCGAGGCGCTGGACCGGGGCGACCTCGACCTGGTACTGGGCCGTTTCGACGAGGTGCCGGCGCGCTTCACCCGCCACCCCTGGCGCCGTGAAACCCTGCAGATCGCGCTGCGCCAGCAGCACCCGCACCTGGCGCCGGGCCAGGCACTGGACCTCGACGCATTCCTGGGCTTGCGGCACATCTGGGTGCACGGCGGCCAGACCCGGGGCATGGTCGACCAGTGGCTGGCCGAGCAAGGCCTGACCCGGCAAATCGCCTATACCACGCCCAACTACCTGCAGGCCGCCCATCTGGCCGCAGCCACCGACATGTGTGTGGTGCTGCCGCGGCAACTGGCGCAGCAGTTTGCGCACCTGCTGCCATTGGCGGTGCACGAACTGCCATTTGCCCTGGAGCCTTTCGAATTGGAAGTGGTGCACCTGAGCCACCGTCAGCACGACCCCGCCCTGGCCTGGCTGGTCGAACAGATCCTCACGCTCCCCCCCGCCTGA
- a CDS encoding acetyl-CoA C-acyltransferase — MKDAVIVATARTPIGKAMRGAFNDLKTPSMTAVAIRAAVERAGIEPAQVDDLVLGTAMQSGTAAINPGRLSALAAGLPQSVSGQTVDRQCASGLMAIATAAKQIMVDGMQVTIGAGQEQISLVQQVHNQLASEAYDPAVLRMSEHAYMPMLQTAERVARRYGISREAQDVYALQSQQRTAAAQAAGLFAAEIVPVIARKKVVDKLTGVVSHEEVRLTQDEGNRPATTLADLQGLKPVVEGGCVTAGNASQLSDGASACVLMEGALAARSGIAALGLYRGIAVAGLAPEEMGIGPVLAVPKLLRQQGLTVDDIGLWELNEAFACQVLYCAQQLQIDPAKLNVNGGAIAIGHPYGMSGARMVGHALLEGKRRKVKYVVVTMCVGGGMGAAGLFEVL; from the coding sequence ATGAAAGATGCCGTGATCGTCGCCACTGCTCGCACCCCTATCGGCAAAGCCATGCGTGGCGCCTTCAACGACCTGAAAACCCCCAGCATGACGGCTGTCGCTATCCGCGCCGCAGTAGAACGTGCTGGCATCGAACCGGCGCAGGTCGATGACCTGGTGCTGGGGACTGCCATGCAGAGCGGCACTGCCGCGATCAACCCGGGTCGGCTGTCGGCGCTGGCCGCCGGCCTGCCCCAATCGGTCAGCGGTCAGACCGTCGACCGCCAGTGTGCTTCAGGCCTGATGGCCATTGCCACGGCGGCGAAGCAGATCATGGTTGATGGCATGCAGGTGACCATTGGCGCAGGTCAGGAGCAGATCAGCCTGGTGCAGCAGGTGCACAACCAGCTGGCCAGTGAGGCTTATGACCCCGCGGTATTGCGCATGAGCGAGCATGCCTACATGCCGATGCTGCAAACGGCCGAACGGGTGGCCCGGCGTTATGGCATAAGCCGCGAAGCACAGGACGTCTACGCCCTGCAGTCGCAGCAGCGCACGGCGGCGGCGCAGGCGGCGGGGTTGTTCGCCGCTGAAATCGTGCCGGTGATCGCACGCAAGAAGGTGGTGGACAAGCTGACAGGTGTCGTCAGCCATGAAGAGGTGCGCCTTACCCAGGACGAAGGGAACCGGCCGGCGACGACCCTGGCCGATCTGCAGGGGCTCAAGCCCGTGGTCGAAGGCGGTTGTGTCACGGCCGGCAATGCCAGTCAGCTGTCCGATGGCGCCAGTGCCTGCGTGCTGATGGAAGGTGCGCTGGCGGCGCGCTCGGGCATCGCGGCCCTGGGGCTTTACCGCGGTATCGCCGTGGCTGGCCTGGCCCCCGAGGAAATGGGCATCGGCCCGGTGTTGGCGGTGCCCAAGCTACTGCGCCAGCAGGGCCTGACGGTAGACGATATCGGGCTATGGGAGCTGAATGAGGCGTTTGCCTGCCAGGTGCTGTATTGCGCCCAGCAGTTGCAGATCGACCCGGCGAAACTGAACGTCAACGGCGGCGCCATTGCTATCGGCCACCCCTATGGCATGAGCGGCGCGCGGATGGTCGGCCATGCCTTGCTGGAGGGCAAGCGACGTAAGGTGAAGTACGTGGTCGTGACGATGTGCGTGGGCGGCGGCATGGGCGCAGCGGGCCTGTTCGAAGTGCTCTAG